Proteins found in one Plasmodium relictum strain SGS1 genome assembly, chromosome: 13 genomic segment:
- a CDS encoding mitochondrial ribosomal protein L17-2 precursor, putative, whose translation MGYTSTLKFVNLGVKRRLFRRAHKQPHHKWDSIKNQLNDLLKYGRIETTLTKAKELQGYAEELIYFAKKNTIENNLKVESMLRTAQGRRRLYEYYVPLYRHRPFFFTRVVNQWRLRLRDSAPMAFIEFIDRPGELRPARPTGYDRIKFIFEEMKKNRKNFRKYFHIAKRFNLLDENDQLISNFDECTIAKNEDVWNNDDEDQIVIDSELIEKYKHFGEPMLKGPKRGREPFYVDLPLPSVAEREFLNYRKKFKP comes from the exons atgggaTATACATCAACATTAAAATTTGTAAATCTAGGAGTTAAAAGAAGATTATTTCGAAGAGCTCATAAGCAACCACATCATAAGTGGGACAGCATAAAAAATCAgttaaatgatttattaaaatatggtAGAATTGAAACGACATTAACAAAAGCTAAAGAATTACAAGGATATGCAGaagaattaatttattttgcaaaaaaaaatactatagaaaataatttaaaagtagAAAGTATGTTAAGAACAGCTCAAGGAAGAAGAAGGCTATATGAATATTATGTTCCTTTATATAGGCATCGaccctttttttttactagaGTTGTTAATCAATGGAGACTGCGATTAAGAGATTCAGCACCAATGGCTTTTATTGAATTTATTGACCGACCTGGAGAATTAAGACCTGCTAGACCTACTGGATATGAtagaattaaatttatatttgaagaaatgaaaaaaaatagaaaaaattttcgaaaatattttcatattgcAAAGAGGTTTAATTTATTAGATGAAAATGATCAACTAATTTCAAATTTTGATGAATGCACAATTGCTAAAAATGAAGATGTG tGGAACAATGACGATGAGGATCAAATAGTTATAGATTCAGAGctaattgaaaaatataaacactTCGGTGAGCCTATGCTAAAAGGCCCTAAAAGAGGAAGAGAACCATTTTATGTTGACTTACCTCTTCCAAGTGTTGCTGAAAgagaatttttaaattacaggAAAAAATTCAAACCTTAA